The Carassius gibelio isolate Cgi1373 ecotype wild population from Czech Republic chromosome A19, carGib1.2-hapl.c, whole genome shotgun sequence genome segment AGTCCCTCATAGAGCAgctcagaagagaggggcggggtcagcagagctcattaacatttaaaggaaaatgcatcaaaacggcttgctctgaaaagagctgtttttgatagggtacaaaaaaaggtgtttttacactaccattgagaaattctAACCAAACCATcatatagacttttcattaagaccctaaagaatcatatcaacttgtggaaaataggCATTCGATGACTTCTTTAAATGTCAATCATGTCCTACACACAAGAGTGGGAACCTGTGTGTCAATTTTGAAATGTAGGTCTTgatgtttcttttactgtctgtacaataacagtaaaaaaaaaaaatgcttcaacAATGTTTGTGTTCACATATCAATTTAGATTTAGAGTTTGAGCTCTAGAgtttgaaaacataattttttatgtgacgaataaaaatcttgaatcttgaatcttgagcTCCAGGAATTCTGAGATCAGTTGTGCTTTCAATTTAGTTCAGATCACGCCTGGCACTCTACTGTAGGTTGACATTCTGCAAAATCATTTTTGATTTTTCAGTGAGATCACCAAGCACAATATATCACATAGTctgaatatacaaatatatagagTAATGgacagattacaaaaaaacaaaaaacaatctgGAATTCTAGCAGCCTTAGACAGATGCTTTCAAAAGTTGGACAGAAGATGTGAATAATCTCCAGAGTAAAAGACCAAGATCaagtgagagatagagagaatgaGAAACGGTTAGAAAGAACATCAAAATCACAAAAAAGGACAAGAGAAGAGAGAATATGTTTAGCATGTTTTTAAGCCAGTGTTCTATCACTGATGATCAGGTTATGGAATACATAATCACATTATAGTAAAAGTATACACAAAATTgcatttgttgttatttttttaaatattccaatcaatcaatcagtaacCAACCAATAATAGTCTGTTTGgaggaaaaagtaaaaaatgtcatgtttacaCGACTGTCATACAATAATAGTATTAGGAAAACaatgtaatatagtgcaaaaatAAACCATGAGAAGCTTGTTTGGATTAACATACAATGAAATGACACCATCTTAATGTGagagaataataaaaatgttcaaatcgACACTAAACAATGGCAAACATCAACTGAACATAACTGCAATccaaaaaaaaagactattaGAATTATAAGGTATGTGATTAAACAAAGTGCCATGCATACAAACCTCTAATTCAACAAATGCATGACAGAAATTCAAACATACACAAATTCTAGAAATTACAATCAAATGAAATTGAATACAATATTGCAACTATTTTTTAAAATGGCATCTATCGcttaaagcaactgtatgtagttttgtatatattttttcgacTTTTGTGCCACCTATATTAGACAGCTGTACACGTGCATTTGTTGCTCCCATAAAGCAATCTGCCCTGTTGGCAGAATTTCGCTGAACTTACATACACCCAGACCAGGCATTTAGAGGGAATGTGGTAAACAATCAAAAGCCTTGTTTTTGTCTTATTAGAAGCAATGTACCACCAAAATGACGTTGATATTTCAGGGCAAATAAAACCTTACACACAGTTGCTTTAATAAAAAGATAGGACCATGTGAAACTAGCAGAATACATTGGCGACACAAATCAAGGATGGCGAATCTTTGTtgaacacatttaatataaaacaaatgcacATGAAGTCAAGCATGACAAAACTGCCGTTTGCATGAACATGATCCCGTTGTGTCATTTATGGTCGTACTGAATGAGCCGTAGTGCGGCATCGTTTGACTGAATGGCCTGGATGAACTCTCCCTCTGCGACTCGTTctgcatgtgtgagagagaatttACTTTGTAAATATTTTCTCTGTATGCTAATATTGATTAACAAAGGACCATCTTTAAGGGAAAGTTCACCTTCAGTCACCATTGCCTTGCattgtattgttgttgttattttctccatactatggaagtcaatgggggtCAGCCAGTgaaggtgaactatctctttaaagttAGTTTTCTTACCATTGTCCTTTTTGTCAAAGAAGCCCCAGAGTTTCTCTGCTCTCTTCTCTGGCGTGCTCTCATCACTGGGAAGATTTGCCTGCTTCTCTCTTGGTATGAGATTGAAAATTGCCTGATGGGAAATGAGAGAGAGCTGGATCAAATAGCTAATATATGTTGGCTTTTTCAAATTTCAGTGAATActgaattaacatttaaataaatgcagatttaatGGCCATTTATCATATTACTGTGGCCAAAATACATAATCTCTGTATCGCACTTGTGTCTTTGTTAATGATTCAAGTAATACATTTTACCACAtgatatttatgttgtttttttttctatgggtTTCAACATGTTGCATGTAGTATGcttgtttaaaattattatttttattattattatttgtaatgtttaaatTAAGGCTGAGTTCAGCTGACACCATAATTGGTGTACTGtattacaaatcttttttttttttttttttggaatgatgTTGTTGATCATTCCATGGACTCATCCTTTGGATAACATCTCATGACGCACAAACCTATTTCCAAATCTGTTATTTTGTCCTGTAATCCATGCTTAACATAGTTTTAATGGATTGTGTTAAGGCTATGTGCTAAATTTATTTCTCCTTGCTTTCCTTCAGCTCCCTATCTCTTTGGCCTCAATGCTATATTTGTCTTACTCATTCTTTAGAGCTTAGCTTGCTTTGGTAATTTGTTTGTATGCTGATTCGGCTCAACCTAATATAACTGAAGTTACCTAACAATAGACcagtacaaataaatgaaatggtGCCAGCGGTGCCAATCTTACTCAAGAGCTTTAACACTATAAAGAGGACAGCCATGTCTGGAGTGCTCTTCTAACCCAAAACATAAATAACAACGTGAAAAGTATAAGTTATTAAAgtataaactaaaaaaactaaaattagccGACTTTCAATTTAATcgaaaaaaattcataaaaaattcaTGAGTTCTGTTCTGTTGTGTTCGATTGAGTTTATTGATTAAATAAGAACCTGACATAAGAGGACACATAAGATATGCCAAtaacttttataatattaataagccAGCATTTTTTTACTCAAAGTTATTTTAACTCTCAACTGAGATAAACACatcctgtttattttattataatgaatatttaatattactattGCCATATTGTATTGCCatttatttataatcaaataatattgtgtattttgtgttgCTCCATAATGACGTTCTATTTGAGGGCAGAGTAGTGTAGGTATAGGGCCCAAACATAACCTCAAGCCCAGGACCCCCGGACCCCCTGAGTCCTGCCCTGAATAGAACATTATCATGCATTGGTGTGGATAATATAAAGTAATCATTATAATTAACTTTATTGTAATCATCTTTGGTATAAGCGAACCATTCGTTATTTTTGGAGCTTGGTAAAATAGTCATGTTTAGAACgacataaaggtgagtaaatgacaattaTTTTGTGGTGATCTATCTATTTATATTCCAATAAACCAGTCAAAATAGGCATTTTGCATCTGAGAACGCAAATGTGTTTGTGTAGTATTCTCAGAATGCTCTGAAAAATGTCTTGCATATTATCAATTTTATGTCATGGCAGAGCTACTACAGTTGAGAAAGAATATTGCTGTGCAAATTAAAGTTGACAgataattatatgaataaaaattacaGTACTCATGTACCACAACCAtaactcagaacacatattacGTATTCACAACAGTTATGTTATAATCCAAAAGACAGCCCTGGTTTGACTTAATATACACTGTAgtttatatttgaattaaaatatgcCATTTCCATATGATACAATGTATATCATTTATACTGCTGATTCATTTTTACTATCTGTGTCCAACACTCTACTCTACTCCCTGGGAAACTGATCGGCCATTTCTGAAAAGAAAGGCTTAAGACATGTCATTGAATCCCCCTGCGCCCATGGTCTTAAATCCTGATTGCATATTGAAGCGCTTATCTCTCTCACAGTACCCACCATCCAATCCGTCTGCCCCCCTCCGCAATGAGACCTTATAGAGTTCAAGCTTAAGGATGATGTCACTCTCTGCTTCTAATCGCTGTTCTTAGGTCAGCTTTATGTTAAATGCTCTTTGTGTTTTAATTGTCACTGTCAAGTGGAGTCTGAGACACATTCAGACATCCATGATCCCATATGATTATGGGGTGTCCCACCACCAGGCAAGTTTGCAGGCAACTGGTCATGGTCAACAGTGTAGTAGATGATCAAGATGGCAAATTGTGTGACCAACTGGAACATGAGCGAGATCTGCATGGGAAACATTTTAGGCCATACTCGAAACTCCCAATTGGACATGGCTAGGCTTCAGTTGTGACTGTGCCTTTACTGTCTgagtactgtcaggatttaagTTGATGATTTTTTTATTCTAACGTATTCCCAATGGGTGTCAGCGTTTATTAActattactgtaaagtgttagTAATTGATCTAATTATGTGGCAAAGTCCACAACAAAACTAATGATAACaacaaagagaaaaaataatGCGTGGAAAGCTTTAAGAGTGATGTTTTTCCAAGTGATGAACCATAATAAACATTGACAGGCCATCAGAATCTGCCCTTTAAAGAGCTGGAGCTTGAAACTCCTCCTTTGGCAGATTCAGAAATGGCTCAAATTAGCTGAGAAAACTTTGCCGAGCAGCTTTACTTGTgaacctaataaataaataagaaatactgGGTTGAAATACTATTATATGTGAAGAATTCTGCAGTTGAATTAACATTGACTCAACCAATGTATTTGggggcgggactatctgtttgtctgaccaatgaCAGATTGGGGAGTGTTCAAAAAAACCTGTTTGAAATCATGAATTATGCCATTCTGTTTGGTGATGCTAGTAGCACAGAAATGAAGTACTTCTAGCTAACGAAATCCATCAAGTAAATAAAAACCATAATGTATTTTCATAGAAGATTGTatgattaataatgttaaatatgtgGAATGGTGGTTTGTCCAGTAGAATGGAAAAACAGCTCCTTTGGCAGCTGATTGTGTATAGTTAATGTGAAATGTAATCATTTTCTTACCAGGCTGAGTTCAGTCACTTCAGGTTTTGTGACGTAACCATTCTTGTCCACATCAAACAGTGAGAAGACCCACTCCAGCTTCAAGGATGACTTGCCCGAGGAGGTCATGTGAAGTGCAACAATGTACTCTTTAAAGTCTAATGTACCATCATCATTGGTGTCAAATGACCGAAAAACGTGTTGGGCATAAGCCTTAGCATCACTCTCTGGGAAAAATTTCGCATAGATCTCCTCGAACTGTTGTAGTGTGATGCGACCTGAAGGACACTGCTTCTGGAAGTTCTCATACCACTGGGTGATCTCAGATACTGAGAACCTGGTAGTCAGCTTGAGGTCATCCAGGATCTCTCTGGGAATTCCTTCACTGTGTGCATTTCCCATGACCTTCCTTTAagtgacagaaaaaaagaagatagAAGACACTGATGTACTGATAAAGGTGTGAAAGTGTGGCCTTAGTAAGGATCGATGGTAGTTAGCACTCAAGGTTTCCAGTCAAGAATGGGAAGCAAGCAagtaaagacaaaaaaattatataaaagtaaatCAAACACATAAAAGTGTAGGTCATATTCCACTCcaaaaattagttttaaatacagtttttaaaatacaCCCAAAATaccaaacattttaatattcctgcaatatatcgtgtgtgtgtgtgtgtgtgtatatatatatatatatatatatatatatatatatatatatatatatatagtgtatatatagtgtacatagcaagatatatattttctgtcatttattattattattatttgtgtgagAAATAGACCAATTACAGTCAATAGACAGTTCCCTATTCTTTTTAATATCTTGCCATAGTCATGTTTATTGTACTTCataatgtttttcaaattgtCTTATAGATGTTCTCTGTCTCCCTCAACTGATAAGTAAGTATCAGTGTTAGTgaaaaatcttatatgaaaatacttataaaatactaataaaatgaagaaatgtgACTTAAAATacctctaaaaatatatatagaaatacacacacacatacacatatatatacacagacaaacctgattccaaaaaagttgggacactatacaaattgtgaataaaaacagaatgcaatgatgtggaagtttcacatttcaatattttattcagaatacaacatagatgacaaatcaaattttttaactgagaaaatttataattttaagggaaaaataagttgattttaaatttcatggcatcaatacatctcaaaaaagttgggacaaggccatgtttaccactgtgtggcaacccctctgcaaacgtctggggactgaggagacaagttgctcaagtttaggaataggaatgttgtcccattcttgtctaatacaggcttctagttgttcAACTGACTaaggtcttctttgttgcatcttcctctttatgatgcgccaaatgttttctatgggtgaaagatctggactgcaggctggccatttcagtacccggatccttcttctacgcagccatgatgttgtaattgatgcagcatgtggtctggcattgtcatgttggaaaatgcaaggtcttccctgaaagagatgacttctggatgggagcatatgttgttctaggacttggatatacctttcagcattgatggtgcctttccagatgtgtaagctgtccatgccacacacactcatacaaccccataccatcagaaatgcaggcttctgaacagagcactgataacaacttgggttgtcctagtcctctttagtccggatgacatgccatcccagttttccaaaaagaacttcaaagtttgattcgtctgaccacagaacagttctCCACTTTACCACGGCccattttaaagagccacacagatgggaaatcaaaaatgacctgtattacagtgtatgatgtagctgtccatcagtgtaaacaatgtgcaaagtaattaaaccaaaaagtacacgatttataaagttattggcttctaaaataaggagtcgactctgaatcgctgaaacgagtcgttatagatttcaaatcttttgcccatctctatgtacgtcactaggaacactttgcataataatctccgcctacagtgttgggagaaacaaaactactctgacccgccccacccccccacacacagacgctctgtttggtgtgatagcatcatgtcgaggagacagtgtgtttttaattgtaaaggcaagtttgttttattttcactgccaaagaatgaagatcagaagaaccaatggctaaaattcatgttgtgttcacaacatttcactgatgactgcttttctaatctcggtgagtacaaggcgggattttcaaagcgtttggccataaaagagggttcattaccaactttatttagaacaacgagcatctccgaatcacaacgcgaagtatgattatgaagttatgtgtctgttttctcccgagcgtcttatcagtatgtgtgctgtctgcagcctttgtctgcgctgatcctcatgtacaaacacgtcattaaaatgaagtgtaactccgtgaatactcaacgaagagacatgagagagatatctatagaaagcttgacatgtctactttaaaactaaacaagtgctgtgataaagtaatccatatgaaaacaacgcaatgtctgtttttcacgtctcccttcgttatatctaatgtgaccacgcccccgcgctgaacgcgctattcagattcaaactgaagcgcgcggcttgaatacacccactcaaaagaaaaagcagcgagactgttcaagttttttattttactgtttgcttcgcggtgagaggaataagacataattcatcccaaacagatgctaacacattgtttaccgtgaagttgtatGCGGAACagccaatcaaaactatgtcagctgaccaatcagaacacagtatgcaaccgaaaggtggggtttaaggaaactgaatcttttgaacagcttcgcgcgaaccgtttggggatctctgagaattgaggtaattttaaaatgacattttgtcaaaatgacaatgttttttaaccttggatggatttaaacctaatgtacaggacttataaacagtgataggaagcttagaattttcatcttactggctctttaaatgagccttggcccagagaaaacgcctgcgcttctggatcatgttaaGATATGGCTTTATTTTTTgatctatagagttttagccggcaacggcgaatggcacggtggattgtgttcactgacaatgttttctggaagtattcctgaacccatgttgtgatttcaattacagtagcattcctgtatgtgatgcagcgctgtctaagggcccgaagatcatgggcatccagtatggttttccagccttgacccctacgcacagagattgttccagattctctgaatctttggatgagattatgcactgtagatgatgataacttcactgttcatttttcgccgcagcattgggggaattggtaatcctctgcccatcttgacttctgagagacattgccactctgagaggctctttttatacccaaacatgttgtcaattgacctaataagtagcaaattggtcctccagccgttccttatatgtacattt includes the following:
- the LOC127935552 gene encoding visinin-like; the protein is MGNAHSEGIPREILDDLKLTTRFSVSEITQWYENFQKQCPSGRITLQQFEEIYAKFFPESDAKAYAQHVFRSFDTNDDGTLDFKEYIVALHMTSSGKSSLKLEWVFSLFDVDKNGYVTKPEVTELSLAIFNLIPREKQANLPSDESTPEKRAEKLWGFFDKKDNERVAEGEFIQAIQSNDAALRLIQYDHK